In Takifugu flavidus isolate HTHZ2018 chromosome 13, ASM371156v2, whole genome shotgun sequence, the following are encoded in one genomic region:
- the LOC130536572 gene encoding ETS domain-containing protein Elk-3-like isoform X2, whose translation MDSAITLWQFLLQLLLDQSHKHLICWTSTDGEFKLLKSEEVAKLWGLRKNKTNMNYDKLSRALRYYYDKNIIKKVIGQKFVYKFVSFPEILKMDPQAVEMGLASGRFPLQEEEASELEVEEDEEEEGEEAQRRLAALGAQQCRKDYLHSGLYSSFSISSLQNQPELLRALRERQEEPRSVIRFGTNAGERNSPPSAKSESYVSGRVSGLRAASSSPHPKASRSARSWSPTAEQREEEEEDSDLSSQPLNLSSGHRERALQPPERGGGDRSGSLGSNQGDELPPKNKKPKALEISSPSLLLAGSDIGSIALNSPALPSGSLTPAFFTAQTPTGLLLAHSPLLSGIHFWSSLSPVAPLSPARLQGHSSLFQVWNTSSSRV comes from the exons ATGGACAGCGCCATCACTCTGTGgcagttcctgctgcagctgctgctcgaCCAGAGCCACAAGCACCTGATCTGCTGGACGTCCACAGACGGGGAGTTCAAGCTCCTCAAGTCGGAGGAAGTGGCCAAGCTGTGGGGGTTGCGCAAGAACAAGACCAACATGAACTACGACAAGCTGAGCAGAGCCCTGCGCTACTACTACGACAAG AACATCATCAAGAAGGTGATCGGCCAAAAGTTCGTCTATAAGTTCGTCTCCTTTCCTGAGATCTTGAAGATGGACCCCCAGGCGGTGGAGATGGGCCTGGCGTCAGGAAGATTCCCCCTCCAGGAAGAAGAGGCCTccgagctggaggtggaggaggacgaggaagaggagggcgaggaggccCAGAGGAGGCTGGCGGCCCTGGGGGCGCAGCAGTGTCGGAAAGACTACCTCCACTCGGGCCTGTACTCCTCCTTCAGCATCAGCTCCCTGCAGAACCAGCCCGAGTTGCTCCGGGCGCTGCGGGAGCGCCAGGAAGAGCCGCGCTCCGTCATCCGCTTCGGCACAAACGCCGGCGAGAGGAACTCGCCTCCCTCAGCCAAGTCCGAGTCCTACGTCTCCGGCAGGGTATCCGGACTCCGCGCCGCATCGTCATCGCCCCACCCCAAAGCCTCTCGGAGCGCCCGGAGCTGGAGCCCCACGGCCGAGCagcgggaagaggaggaggaggactccGACCTGAGCTCGCAGCCGCTCAACCTCTCGTCGGGGCACAGGGAACGGGCCCTGCAGCCTCCGGAGCGGGGCGGCGGCGACAGAAGCGGCTCCCTCGGTAGTAACCAAGGAGACGAACTCCcgccaaaaaacaaaaagcccAAAGCTCTGGAGATCTCCAGCCCATCCCTGCTGCTGGCCGGGAGCGACATCGGCTCCATCGCCCTCAACAGCCCGGCCCTCCCGTCCGGGTCCCTCACTCCAGCCTTCTTCACTGCACAG ACTCCCACCGGTTTGCTGCTGGCCCACAGTCCCCTGTTGTCGGGCATCCATTTCTGGAGCAGCTTGAGCCCCGTCGCCCCGCTGAGCCCCGCCAGGCTGCAGGGCCACAGCTCCCTTTTCCAGGTATGGAACaccagcag TTCCCGAGTCTAA
- the LOC130536569 gene encoding cyclin-dependent kinase 17 isoform X1 encodes MLWPPLPESSLEKMKRFKRRLSQTLRGSHTIDESLSELAEQMTIEENGLKDSEPIVRNGRPPSVHSVHSFLHQYTGSFKKPPLRRPQSVIGGGLGSLMAMPRNGSRLDIVHENLKMGSDGESDQASGTSSDEVQSPTGVCLRNRGNRRISAEDLNKRLSLPADIRIPDGYLEKLQLSSPPFDQPLSRRSRRASLSEIGFGKLETYIKLDKLGEGTYATVYKGRSKLTDNLVALKEIRLEHEEGAPCTAIREVSLLKDLKHANIVTLHDIVHTDKSLTLVFEYLDKDLKQYMDDCGNILSMQNVKIFLFQILRGLAYCHRRKVLHRDLKPQNLLINDRGELKLADFGLARAKSVPTKTYSNEVVTLWYRPPDVLLGSSEYSTQIDMWGVGCIFYEMAAGRPLFPGSTVEDELHLIFRLLGTPTEDNWPGISSIDEFKSQKFPKYKPQPLINHAPRLDNDGIDLLMSFLKYESKKRISADEAMRQAYFRSLGPRVHALPENISIFTLKEVQLQRDPGYRNASYSESGSGKNRRQSMLF; translated from the exons ATGTTGTG GCCTCCCCTTCCCGAGAGCTccctggagaagatgaagaggttcAAGCGGCGCCTTTCTCAGACGCTGCGGGGCAGCCACACCATCGACGAGTCGCTGTCCGAGCTCGCCGAGCAGATGACCATCGAGGAGAACGGCTTGAAGGACAGCG AGCCCATAGTCAGAAATGGTCGTCCCCCCTCTGTCCACAGCGTCCACTCCTTTCTGCACCAGTACACGGGTTCCTTTAAAAAGCCGCCGCTGCGCCGGCCCCAGAGCGTGATCGGAGGCGGCCTGGGCTCTCTCATGGCCATGCCTCGCAACGGGAGCCGACTCG ATATCGTCCATGAGAACCTAAAGATGGGGTCAGACGGGGAGAGCGATCAGGCGTCCGGGACTTCCTCTGACGAGGTGCAGTCTCCCACAGGTGTCTGTCTCAGGAACAGAGGAAACAGACGCATCTCCGCAGAG GACCTGAACAAACGTCTCTCCCTGCCGGCCGACATTCGGATACCTGACGGctacctggagaagctgcagctgagcagcccCCCCTTCGACCAGCCTCTCAGCCGGCGTTCCCGCAGAGCGTCGCTG tCAGAAATTGGATTTGGGAAGTTGGAGACCTATATCAAACTGGACAAACTGGGGGag ggcacgtacGCCACAGTCTACAAGGGGAGGAGCAAGCTGACGGACAACCTTGTAGCCCTGAAGGAGATCAGACTAGAGCACGAGGAGGGGGCCCCGTGCACAGCTATCAGAGAGG TGTCGTTACTGAAGGACTTGAAACATGCCAACATCGTGACGCTGCACGATATCGTCCACACAGACAAGTCGCTCACACTGGTGTTCGAGTACCTG GACAAAGACCTCAAGCAGTACATGGATGATTGTGGGAACATCCTGAGCATGCAGAATGTCAAG attttCCTCTTCCAGATTCTCCGAGGCCTGGCGTACTGTCACAGACGGAAAGTTCTCCACAGAGACCTGAAGCCACAAAATCTACTGATCAATGACAGAGGAGAACTCAAACTGGCCGACTTTG GACTCGCTAGAGCCAAGTCCGTGCCCACCAAAACATACTCTAATGAGGTGGTGACGCTGTGGTATCGACCCCCCGATGTTCTACTGGGCTCCTCTGAGTATTCCACACAGATAGACATGTG GGGTGTTGGCTGTATATTCTACGAGATGGCTGCTGGCAGGCCCCTGTTTCCAGGCTCCACAGTGGAAGACGAGCTGCACCTCATTTTCAGGCTGTTAG GCACTCCCACAGAAGACAACTGGCCTGGAATATCCTCCATTGACGAGTTCAAGTCCCAGAAGTTCCCCAAATACAAGCCTCAACCACTTATTAACCACGCGCCCAG GTTGGACAATGATGGCATCGACCTATTGATGTCCTTCCTAAAA TACGAGTCAAAAAAGAGGATCTCTGCTGATGAAGCAATGAGACAAGCCTACTTCAGGAGCCTGGGGCCACGTGTGCACGCACTGCCAGAGA ACATCTCCATATTCACACTGAAGGAGGTCCAGCTGCAGAGGGATCCCGGTTACCGGAACGCATCATACTCAGAATCAG GCAGTGGAAAGAACAGAAGACAAAGCATGCTTTTTTAG
- the LOC130536572 gene encoding ETS domain-containing protein Elk-3-like isoform X3, giving the protein MDSAITLWQFLLQLLLDQSHKHLICWTSTDGEFKLLKSEEVAKLWGLRKNKTNMNYDKLSRALRYYYDKNIIKKVIGQKFVYKFVSFPEILKMDPQAVEMGLASGRFPLQEEEASELEVEEDEEEEGEEAQRRLAALGAQQCRKDYLHSGLYSSFSISSLQNQPELLRALRERQEEPRSVIRFGTNAGERNSPPSAKSESYVSGRVSGLRAASSSPHPKASRSARSWSPTAEQREEEEEDSDLSSQPLNLSSGHRERALQPPERGGGDRSGSLGSNQGDELPPKNKKPKALEISSPSLLLAGSDIGSIALNSPALPSGSLTPAFFTAQFPSLINGHMPVPLPNLEGTPSPLLLSPTTHKS; this is encoded by the exons ATGGACAGCGCCATCACTCTGTGgcagttcctgctgcagctgctgctcgaCCAGAGCCACAAGCACCTGATCTGCTGGACGTCCACAGACGGGGAGTTCAAGCTCCTCAAGTCGGAGGAAGTGGCCAAGCTGTGGGGGTTGCGCAAGAACAAGACCAACATGAACTACGACAAGCTGAGCAGAGCCCTGCGCTACTACTACGACAAG AACATCATCAAGAAGGTGATCGGCCAAAAGTTCGTCTATAAGTTCGTCTCCTTTCCTGAGATCTTGAAGATGGACCCCCAGGCGGTGGAGATGGGCCTGGCGTCAGGAAGATTCCCCCTCCAGGAAGAAGAGGCCTccgagctggaggtggaggaggacgaggaagaggagggcgaggaggccCAGAGGAGGCTGGCGGCCCTGGGGGCGCAGCAGTGTCGGAAAGACTACCTCCACTCGGGCCTGTACTCCTCCTTCAGCATCAGCTCCCTGCAGAACCAGCCCGAGTTGCTCCGGGCGCTGCGGGAGCGCCAGGAAGAGCCGCGCTCCGTCATCCGCTTCGGCACAAACGCCGGCGAGAGGAACTCGCCTCCCTCAGCCAAGTCCGAGTCCTACGTCTCCGGCAGGGTATCCGGACTCCGCGCCGCATCGTCATCGCCCCACCCCAAAGCCTCTCGGAGCGCCCGGAGCTGGAGCCCCACGGCCGAGCagcgggaagaggaggaggaggactccGACCTGAGCTCGCAGCCGCTCAACCTCTCGTCGGGGCACAGGGAACGGGCCCTGCAGCCTCCGGAGCGGGGCGGCGGCGACAGAAGCGGCTCCCTCGGTAGTAACCAAGGAGACGAACTCCcgccaaaaaacaaaaagcccAAAGCTCTGGAGATCTCCAGCCCATCCCTGCTGCTGGCCGGGAGCGACATCGGCTCCATCGCCCTCAACAGCCCGGCCCTCCCGTCCGGGTCCCTCACTCCAGCCTTCTTCACTGCACAG TTCCCGAGTCTAATCAACGGACACATGCCTGTCCCCCTGCCAAACCTGGAAGGAacaccctcccctctcctcctgtcccccaCCACCCACAAATCCTGA
- the ucmab gene encoding unique cartilage matrix-associated protein isoform X1, with protein sequence MNVLVCSATRRHTQHFLLQPVPVGQLVVLVARKGWTEGDAVYHPGPSSTIQPCRTHLTRRVLTTPLGDTSPSSSSCPSQSRRDAKMARTYATLLALLAVYITLFSSPEGTHSAAVPQSTGGQRDPSGPLKMIFMKESEASTFFRRRSRRGLKSQDEINAEQRQVLAADERRREFHEEKRKKFKSHAEEEHDEQDERTSESTEQWREFHYDGMYPPHEYNRHYT encoded by the exons ATGAATGTTTTGGTTTGCTCCGCTACAAGACGACACACGCAGCACTTCCTTTTACAACCGGTCCCAGTCGGCCAACTGGTTGTGCTGGTAGCACGGAAAGGTTGGACCGAGGGCGACGCCGTTTACCACCCCGGACCGAGTTCCACCATTCAGCCATGCCGCACGCACTTAACCCGTCG AGTCCTGACCACACCTCTTGGAGACACCTctccctcctcgtcttcctgtCCATCTCAGTCCAGACGCGACGCAAAAATGGCCCGGACGTATGCCACCCTCCTGGCTCTCCTCGCTGTGTATATTACACTTTTCT CCTCCCCAGAGGGGACACACTCTGCAGCTGTGCCCCAGAGCACAGGCGGCCAGAGGGACCCATCAG gtcctCTGAAGATGATCTTCATGAAGGAGTCCGAAGCTTCAACCTTCTTCCGAAGGCGCAGCAGAAGAGGCCTCAAGTCCCAGGACGAGATTAATG CCGAGCAGAGGCAGGTTCTGGCTGCAGACGAGCGGAGGAGAGAGTTCCacgaggagaagaggaagaagttcAAGAGCCACGCCGAGGAGGAGCACGACG agCAAGACGAGAGGACCAGCGAGAGCACCGAACAGTGGAGGGAGTTCCACTACGATGGGATGTATCCTCCCCACGAGTACAACCGCCACTACACCTGA
- the LOC130536569 gene encoding cyclin-dependent kinase 17 isoform X2 gives MKRFKRRLSQTLRGSHTIDESLSELAEQMTIEENGLKDSEPIVRNGRPPSVHSVHSFLHQYTGSFKKPPLRRPQSVIGGGLGSLMAMPRNGSRLDIVHENLKMGSDGESDQASGTSSDEVQSPTGVCLRNRGNRRISAEDLNKRLSLPADIRIPDGYLEKLQLSSPPFDQPLSRRSRRASLSEIGFGKLETYIKLDKLGEGTYATVYKGRSKLTDNLVALKEIRLEHEEGAPCTAIREVSLLKDLKHANIVTLHDIVHTDKSLTLVFEYLDKDLKQYMDDCGNILSMQNVKIFLFQILRGLAYCHRRKVLHRDLKPQNLLINDRGELKLADFGLARAKSVPTKTYSNEVVTLWYRPPDVLLGSSEYSTQIDMWGVGCIFYEMAAGRPLFPGSTVEDELHLIFRLLGTPTEDNWPGISSIDEFKSQKFPKYKPQPLINHAPRLDNDGIDLLMSFLKYESKKRISADEAMRQAYFRSLGPRVHALPENISIFTLKEVQLQRDPGYRNASYSESGSGKNRRQSMLF, from the exons atgaagaggttcAAGCGGCGCCTTTCTCAGACGCTGCGGGGCAGCCACACCATCGACGAGTCGCTGTCCGAGCTCGCCGAGCAGATGACCATCGAGGAGAACGGCTTGAAGGACAGCG AGCCCATAGTCAGAAATGGTCGTCCCCCCTCTGTCCACAGCGTCCACTCCTTTCTGCACCAGTACACGGGTTCCTTTAAAAAGCCGCCGCTGCGCCGGCCCCAGAGCGTGATCGGAGGCGGCCTGGGCTCTCTCATGGCCATGCCTCGCAACGGGAGCCGACTCG ATATCGTCCATGAGAACCTAAAGATGGGGTCAGACGGGGAGAGCGATCAGGCGTCCGGGACTTCCTCTGACGAGGTGCAGTCTCCCACAGGTGTCTGTCTCAGGAACAGAGGAAACAGACGCATCTCCGCAGAG GACCTGAACAAACGTCTCTCCCTGCCGGCCGACATTCGGATACCTGACGGctacctggagaagctgcagctgagcagcccCCCCTTCGACCAGCCTCTCAGCCGGCGTTCCCGCAGAGCGTCGCTG tCAGAAATTGGATTTGGGAAGTTGGAGACCTATATCAAACTGGACAAACTGGGGGag ggcacgtacGCCACAGTCTACAAGGGGAGGAGCAAGCTGACGGACAACCTTGTAGCCCTGAAGGAGATCAGACTAGAGCACGAGGAGGGGGCCCCGTGCACAGCTATCAGAGAGG TGTCGTTACTGAAGGACTTGAAACATGCCAACATCGTGACGCTGCACGATATCGTCCACACAGACAAGTCGCTCACACTGGTGTTCGAGTACCTG GACAAAGACCTCAAGCAGTACATGGATGATTGTGGGAACATCCTGAGCATGCAGAATGTCAAG attttCCTCTTCCAGATTCTCCGAGGCCTGGCGTACTGTCACAGACGGAAAGTTCTCCACAGAGACCTGAAGCCACAAAATCTACTGATCAATGACAGAGGAGAACTCAAACTGGCCGACTTTG GACTCGCTAGAGCCAAGTCCGTGCCCACCAAAACATACTCTAATGAGGTGGTGACGCTGTGGTATCGACCCCCCGATGTTCTACTGGGCTCCTCTGAGTATTCCACACAGATAGACATGTG GGGTGTTGGCTGTATATTCTACGAGATGGCTGCTGGCAGGCCCCTGTTTCCAGGCTCCACAGTGGAAGACGAGCTGCACCTCATTTTCAGGCTGTTAG GCACTCCCACAGAAGACAACTGGCCTGGAATATCCTCCATTGACGAGTTCAAGTCCCAGAAGTTCCCCAAATACAAGCCTCAACCACTTATTAACCACGCGCCCAG GTTGGACAATGATGGCATCGACCTATTGATGTCCTTCCTAAAA TACGAGTCAAAAAAGAGGATCTCTGCTGATGAAGCAATGAGACAAGCCTACTTCAGGAGCCTGGGGCCACGTGTGCACGCACTGCCAGAGA ACATCTCCATATTCACACTGAAGGAGGTCCAGCTGCAGAGGGATCCCGGTTACCGGAACGCATCATACTCAGAATCAG GCAGTGGAAAGAACAGAAGACAAAGCATGCTTTTTTAG
- the LOC130536572 gene encoding ETS domain-containing protein Elk-3-like isoform X1 — protein sequence MDSAITLWQFLLQLLLDQSHKHLICWTSTDGEFKLLKSEEVAKLWGLRKNKTNMNYDKLSRALRYYYDKNIIKKVIGQKFVYKFVSFPEILKMDPQAVEMGLASGRFPLQEEEASELEVEEDEEEEGEEAQRRLAALGAQQCRKDYLHSGLYSSFSISSLQNQPELLRALRERQEEPRSVIRFGTNAGERNSPPSAKSESYVSGRVSGLRAASSSPHPKASRSARSWSPTAEQREEEEEDSDLSSQPLNLSSGHRERALQPPERGGGDRSGSLGSNQGDELPPKNKKPKALEISSPSLLLAGSDIGSIALNSPALPSGSLTPAFFTAQTPTGLLLAHSPLLSGIHFWSSLSPVAPLSPARLQGHSSLFQFPSLINGHMPVPLPNLEGTPSPLLLSPTTHKS from the exons ATGGACAGCGCCATCACTCTGTGgcagttcctgctgcagctgctgctcgaCCAGAGCCACAAGCACCTGATCTGCTGGACGTCCACAGACGGGGAGTTCAAGCTCCTCAAGTCGGAGGAAGTGGCCAAGCTGTGGGGGTTGCGCAAGAACAAGACCAACATGAACTACGACAAGCTGAGCAGAGCCCTGCGCTACTACTACGACAAG AACATCATCAAGAAGGTGATCGGCCAAAAGTTCGTCTATAAGTTCGTCTCCTTTCCTGAGATCTTGAAGATGGACCCCCAGGCGGTGGAGATGGGCCTGGCGTCAGGAAGATTCCCCCTCCAGGAAGAAGAGGCCTccgagctggaggtggaggaggacgaggaagaggagggcgaggaggccCAGAGGAGGCTGGCGGCCCTGGGGGCGCAGCAGTGTCGGAAAGACTACCTCCACTCGGGCCTGTACTCCTCCTTCAGCATCAGCTCCCTGCAGAACCAGCCCGAGTTGCTCCGGGCGCTGCGGGAGCGCCAGGAAGAGCCGCGCTCCGTCATCCGCTTCGGCACAAACGCCGGCGAGAGGAACTCGCCTCCCTCAGCCAAGTCCGAGTCCTACGTCTCCGGCAGGGTATCCGGACTCCGCGCCGCATCGTCATCGCCCCACCCCAAAGCCTCTCGGAGCGCCCGGAGCTGGAGCCCCACGGCCGAGCagcgggaagaggaggaggaggactccGACCTGAGCTCGCAGCCGCTCAACCTCTCGTCGGGGCACAGGGAACGGGCCCTGCAGCCTCCGGAGCGGGGCGGCGGCGACAGAAGCGGCTCCCTCGGTAGTAACCAAGGAGACGAACTCCcgccaaaaaacaaaaagcccAAAGCTCTGGAGATCTCCAGCCCATCCCTGCTGCTGGCCGGGAGCGACATCGGCTCCATCGCCCTCAACAGCCCGGCCCTCCCGTCCGGGTCCCTCACTCCAGCCTTCTTCACTGCACAG ACTCCCACCGGTTTGCTGCTGGCCCACAGTCCCCTGTTGTCGGGCATCCATTTCTGGAGCAGCTTGAGCCCCGTCGCCCCGCTGAGCCCCGCCAGGCTGCAGGGCCACAGCTCCCTTTTCCAG TTCCCGAGTCTAATCAACGGACACATGCCTGTCCCCCTGCCAAACCTGGAAGGAacaccctcccctctcctcctgtcccccaCCACCCACAAATCCTGA
- the ucmab gene encoding unique cartilage matrix-associated protein isoform X2: protein MARTYATLLALLAVYITLFSSPEGTHSAAVPQSTGGQRDPSGPLKMIFMKESEASTFFRRRSRRGLKSQDEINAEQRQVLAADERRREFHEEKRKKFKSHAEEEHDEQDERTSESTEQWREFHYDGMYPPHEYNRHYT from the exons ATGGCCCGGACGTATGCCACCCTCCTGGCTCTCCTCGCTGTGTATATTACACTTTTCT CCTCCCCAGAGGGGACACACTCTGCAGCTGTGCCCCAGAGCACAGGCGGCCAGAGGGACCCATCAG gtcctCTGAAGATGATCTTCATGAAGGAGTCCGAAGCTTCAACCTTCTTCCGAAGGCGCAGCAGAAGAGGCCTCAAGTCCCAGGACGAGATTAATG CCGAGCAGAGGCAGGTTCTGGCTGCAGACGAGCGGAGGAGAGAGTTCCacgaggagaagaggaagaagttcAAGAGCCACGCCGAGGAGGAGCACGACG agCAAGACGAGAGGACCAGCGAGAGCACCGAACAGTGGAGGGAGTTCCACTACGATGGGATGTATCCTCCCCACGAGTACAACCGCCACTACACCTGA
- the hal gene encoding histidine ammonia-lyase, translated as MPRFTVHIRDEWLAVPCRDTKNTIQWLGYEALKRYIKNKPDNGGIKAVKDTRFVVRRCQSLGLLDADDTIEDVLEDNDFVELAIEGDSMSPEFIPCEPGVSPLTAAYREPTEYISLDGNSLSSTDLVNLGRGLYKIKLTAEAEIKVVQSRELLDTIVKENKVVYGITTGFGKFARTVIPVSKLEELQENLVRSHSAGVGNPLSPERTRMLLALRINVLAKGHSGISLETLQAMIQAFNASCLSFVPEKGTVGASGDLAPLSHLALGLMGEGKMWSPKSGWADAKYVLEAHGLRPISLKPKEGLALINGTQMITSLGAEAVERAQAIARQADIVAALTLEVLKGTTKAFDSDIHLLRPHPGQIEVAQRFRSLLDSDHHPSQIAESHRFCDRVQDAYTMRCCPQVHGIANDTINFVQNIINTEINSATDNPMVFAERGETISGGNFHGEYPAKALDFLSIAVHELASISERRVERLCNPSLSELPAFLVNEGGLNSGFMIAHCTAAALVSENKVLCHPSSVDSLSTSAATEDHVSMGGWAARKALRVVEHVEQVLAIELLAACQGIEFLRPLRTTTPLEKVYELVRSVVKPWIKDRFMSPDIEAAHRLLIEQKVWDVAKPYIDKYQMEYIPESRPISPTAFSLESPASPRKRVRVE; from the exons ATGCCCAGATTTACCGTCCATATCCGAGATGAGTGGCTGGCGGTGCCCTGCCGGGACACCAAAAACACCATCCAGTGGCTCGGATATGAGGCCCTGAAACGCTACATCAAGAACAAACCAGACAACGGGGGCATCAAGGCTGTGAAGGACACGCGCTTTGTGGTGCGCAGGTGTCAGAGTTTGGGTTTGCTGGACGCAGATGACACCATTGAGGATGTTCTGGAGGATAACGACTTTGTCGAACTTG CCATTGAAGGTGACAGTATGTCACCGGAATTTATTCCATGTGAGCCTGGAGTTTCACCTCT TACAGCAGCATACAGAGAACCAACAGAA TACATTTCCCTGGATGGCAACAGCCTCTCGTCGACGGACCTGGTCAACCTGGGACGGGGACTGTACAAGATAAAA CTGACCGCCGAAGCCGAAATAAAGGTTGTGCAATCCCGAGAGCTGCTGGACACCattgtcaaagaaaacaaag tTGTCTATGGAATCACAACCGGTTTTGGCAAGTTTGCCCGGACGGTCATTCCTGTCAGCAAGCTCGA ggagctgcaggagaacctgGTGCGGTCCCACTCTGCAG GTGTGGGAAACCCGCTGAGCCCAGAAAGGACCCGCATGCTGCTCGCTCTGAGGATCAATGTTCTGGCCAAAGGGCACAGTGGAATTTCCCTGGAAACCCTGCAAGCCATGATCCAGGCCTTCAACG CGTCATGCCTCTCCTTTGTCCCGGAGAAGGGAACGGTGGGCGCCAGCGGCGACCTGGCCCCTCTGTCTCACCTGGCCCTGGGGCTGATGGGAGAGGGCAAAATGTGGTCCCCCAAGAGCGGCTGGGCCGATGCAAAATAT gtcctggaggcccaTGGACTTAGGCCAATCTCCCTGAAGCCCAAAGAG GGCCTTGCATTGATCAATGGGACCCAGATGATCACCTCGCTGGGGGCGGAGGCCGTGGAGCGAGCCCAGGCCATCGCCCGGCAGGCGGACATCGTCGCTGCCCTGAcgctggaggtgctgaagggAACCACCAAGGCTTTTGACAGCG ACATCCACCTCCTGCGTCCCCACCCGGGGCAGATAGAAGTGGCCCAACGCTTCCGCTCGCTGCTGGACTCTGACCATCATCCCTCACAGATTGCAG AGAGCCACCGGTTCTGTGACAGAGTCCAGGATGCCTACACCATGCGATGCTGTCCTCAG GTTCACGGAATCGCCAACGACACCATCAACTTTGTCCAGAACATCATcaacacagaaataaacagcGCCACCGACAATCCT ATGGTATttgcagaaagaggagagaccATTTCAGGGGGGAATTTCCACGGCGAATACCCGGCTAAG GCTCTGGACTTCTTAAGCATTGCGGTCCACGAGCTGGCCTCCATCAGCGAGCGGAGGGTCGAGAGGTTGTGCAACCCCTCCCTCAGCGAGCTGCCCGCCTTCCTGGTCAACGAGGGCGGACTCAACTCGGGCTTCATGATTGCTCACTGCACCGCCGCAGCCCTGG TTTCTGAGAATAAAGTTTTGTGTCACCCGTCGTCTGTGGACTCTTTGTCCACAAGCGCTGCCACAGAGGATCACGTGTCCATGGGTGGGTGGGCTGCCAGGAAAGCCCTGAGGGTCGTGGAGCACGTGGAGCAAG TTCTTGCCATAGAGCTGCTCGCAGCCTGTCAGGGTATTGAGTTCCTCCGTCCTCTTCGCACCACCACTCCGCTGGAGAAGGTCTATGAACTCGTCCGCAGTGTGGTCAA GCCGTGGATTAAAGACAGGTTCATGTCCCCAGACATCGAGGCAGCCCACCGTCTTCTAATCGAACAGAAG GTGTGGGATGTGGCCAAACCGTATATCGATAAGTATCAGATGGAGTATATCCCCGAGTCCCGTCCCATCTCTCCCACGGCCTTCTCTCTGGAGTCTCCAGCGTCACCACGGAAGCGCGTCCGTGTAGAGTGA